The following proteins come from a genomic window of Chryseobacterium glaciei:
- a CDS encoding SPFH domain-containing protein, which yields MGLGDFFRSQLSQVIEWKDQQPDFLIHKFPSENDEIKNASKLIVAPGQGAILVYEGKVTDHLAEEGIFDLESDNHPFITTLLKLRTNFESEHKLKIYFYRTSEVVNQGWGTSQAIKYVDPVYRIPVELGANGTFSFRITDPQYLFSNVVGSRDQYLVAEARELLQGRFPQSLASVLAQGSFSYQHIDAQLPSLSKDIREQLQPELHNLGFSLTDFKLNGTIFDQATTERIGKIADITAESMAAGEGGLSYIDMEKLKALRDAARNEGGLAGAGLQLGVGMELGKTFDVAKEKQLNAEAPDIVTKLQQLKLLLTEDIITQEEFDNKKKEWLDKF from the coding sequence ATGGGTTTAGGAGATTTTTTCAGAAGCCAACTTTCTCAGGTTATTGAGTGGAAAGACCAGCAACCAGATTTTTTGATTCATAAATTCCCATCTGAAAATGATGAGATTAAAAACGCATCCAAACTTATCGTAGCTCCAGGCCAGGGAGCCATTTTAGTTTACGAAGGCAAAGTAACAGATCATTTGGCTGAGGAAGGTATTTTTGATCTCGAAAGTGATAACCATCCGTTTATTACAACCTTACTTAAACTTCGTACAAACTTTGAAAGCGAGCACAAATTAAAGATCTATTTCTACCGGACTTCTGAAGTTGTCAATCAAGGATGGGGAACATCACAGGCTATCAAATATGTTGATCCAGTTTATAGAATTCCTGTAGAATTAGGTGCTAACGGCACTTTTTCTTTCAGAATAACTGATCCTCAGTATCTTTTTTCTAATGTGGTAGGCTCAAGAGATCAATATTTAGTGGCTGAAGCAAGGGAGTTGTTACAGGGCAGATTTCCGCAGAGTTTAGCTTCGGTCCTTGCGCAAGGCAGCTTTTCCTATCAGCACATTGATGCGCAACTACCCTCTTTGTCCAAAGATATTCGTGAACAGCTGCAGCCAGAGTTGCATAACCTTGGATTTTCATTAACTGATTTTAAACTCAACGGAACAATATTCGATCAGGCAACAACGGAAAGAATCGGTAAAATTGCTGACATTACTGCAGAATCAATGGCCGCGGGCGAAGGCGGATTATCCTATATTGATATGGAGAAGCTAAAAGCACTTCGTGACGCCGCACGTAACGAAGGCGGACTTGCAGGTGCAGGTCTCCAACTGGGTGTCGGTATGGAATTAGGCAAAACATTTGATGTTGCCAAAGAAAAACAATTAAATGCCGAAGCACCTGATATTGTAACAAAATTGCAACAGCTAAAACTTTTGCTTACCGAAGATATCATCACCCAAGAAGAATTTGATAACAAAAAGAAAGAGTGGCTGGATAAATTTTAA
- a CDS encoding helix-turn-helix domain-containing protein, translated as MKVDFYKPKNNILKKHIAGYYFVSEDRNSTPVSYLTFPNNYCILSIYQNAEEVFSKNRYIIRPSKENKIVSSLFSRYSKPIEIIYENLVNEITIYFNPIKINHFIDNPKIFEEAQISDFIPFPDFEEKMELIFNHTCRDKQIKLLEDYLISKFAKKDLSIIEQILSDIDAGLRLELIAEKYNFTRQHINKIFSKNVGKTPSEYRKVQRFRNALLNQKISANLTDLSNDNLYFDQSHFIRHFKELTDKKPSDFFKKVDIDKENIWLYL; from the coding sequence ATGAAAGTTGACTTTTATAAACCTAAAAATAATATTCTAAAGAAACATATTGCGGGATACTATTTTGTTTCAGAGGATAGGAATTCCACACCCGTAAGCTATTTGACCTTCCCTAACAACTACTGTATTCTTTCCATATACCAAAATGCAGAAGAAGTATTTTCAAAAAATCGCTATATCATTAGACCTTCGAAAGAAAATAAAATTGTTTCTAGTTTATTTTCCAGATATTCAAAGCCTATCGAAATAATTTATGAAAATCTGGTCAATGAGATAACCATCTATTTCAATCCAATCAAAATAAATCATTTTATTGACAATCCAAAAATTTTCGAAGAAGCACAAATTTCAGATTTCATCCCTTTTCCTGATTTTGAAGAAAAAATGGAATTGATTTTCAACCATACTTGCAGAGACAAGCAGATTAAACTTTTGGAGGATTATTTAATATCAAAATTTGCAAAAAAAGATCTTAGCATTATTGAGCAGATCTTATCAGATATTGATGCAGGCCTGAGACTTGAGCTCATTGCCGAAAAATATAATTTCACAAGACAACATATCAACAAGATATTCTCAAAAAATGTCGGAAAAACACCATCCGAATACAGAAAAGTCCAACGGTTCAGGAATGCTTTGCTCAATCAAAAAATCAGCGCAAACCTTACAGATCTGTCTAACGATAACTTGTATTTCGACCAATCACATTTCATCAGACATTTTAAAGAATTGACCGATAAGAAGCCAAGTGATTTCTTTAAAAAAGTTGATATAGATAAAGAAAATATTTGGCTTTATCTTTAG
- a CDS encoding siderophore-interacting protein: MELTFSSKICKVSVASIIETSPNIKTITFKGTVPNVKFRIGQAIIIRVDDINYRNYTPSKWDSELGTFEVVFHIHGNGPGSHFISNLKISDKVTVGMPRGFNIYKKEAKYHFFFGDETCISVFKILKDEINNDDNNYLGILELDAVSTKELNKIGLIVDIVPKSIDKAKFALEALNKLDGKVWDLWQNGYFYLMGNAKSIQTFRQALKEKCVQSKNIYTKPFWADGKVGL; the protein is encoded by the coding sequence ATGGAGTTAACATTTAGCAGTAAAATCTGTAAAGTTAGCGTTGCTTCCATTATAGAAACAAGCCCGAACATTAAAACAATTACATTTAAAGGAACGGTTCCAAATGTAAAATTCAGAATTGGACAAGCTATAATTATCCGAGTTGACGATATCAATTATAGAAATTATACGCCAAGTAAATGGGATAGCGAATTAGGAACATTTGAAGTCGTTTTCCATATTCACGGTAATGGACCAGGAAGCCATTTTATCAGCAATCTGAAAATCAGCGACAAAGTAACAGTTGGTATGCCCAGGGGATTTAATATTTATAAAAAAGAAGCAAAATATCATTTCTTTTTTGGCGATGAAACTTGCATTAGTGTTTTCAAAATTTTGAAAGACGAAATAAATAATGACGATAATAATTATTTGGGAATTTTAGAATTAGATGCTGTTTCTACAAAGGAACTCAATAAAATTGGACTTATAGTCGACATCGTACCAAAATCAATTGATAAAGCGAAGTTCGCACTTGAAGCCTTGAATAAATTGGATGGCAAAGTTTGGGATTTATGGCAGAACGGATATTTTTATTTAATGGGCAACGCAAAGTCCATTCAAACATTTAGGCAAGCCTTAAAAGAGAAGTGTGTGCAAAGCAAGAACATATATACAAAACCATTTTGGGCAGACGGAAAAGTTGGGCTTTGA
- a CDS encoding helix-turn-helix domain-containing protein, whose protein sequence is MLTIYNQTERISSNFKKLIFQNNFLESPSFFAKKLNISTSHLNDCVNSNTGKSVTYWLQNAMIVEAQRLLYYTDNDVKEIAYNLGFEDHSYFSRLFKKISNETPLSFRRKFRE, encoded by the coding sequence TTGCTGACGATTTACAATCAAACGGAAAGAATTTCATCCAATTTCAAAAAACTAATCTTTCAAAACAACTTTTTAGAAAGTCCTTCGTTTTTTGCAAAAAAATTAAATATAAGCACGTCACATTTAAACGACTGCGTAAATTCAAATACAGGAAAATCAGTTACCTATTGGCTACAAAATGCGATGATTGTTGAGGCTCAACGACTTTTGTACTATACAGACAATGATGTAAAAGAAATTGCATACAATTTGGGGTTTGAAGACCATTCTTATTTTTCAAGACTATTCAAAAAAATAAGTAATGAAACACCTCTATCATTTCGCAGAAAATTCCGTGAATAA
- a CDS encoding DUF5700 domain-containing putative Zn-dependent protease, whose amino-acid sequence MKKDKPLDKQTWNQFLKNEAIQVYMKDQGFDSIYIENYRKSMEIVYMPKNSAVLQEKLKNPIKNWWIYIVNEYKVNEDNMKKYLTDIQKNPKEYFDTCYQYTYTMLPKKYHRKAPEFKVTIIPIHNDAHVEPGWMMFTLMAAYFHDANKMGAMGGHEFHHVLRPQLIFEVEDQDKVIVSLLQKILNEGSADLTDKVYEGKTAVKLLNFQRETSLEFLTDGAKSIKNIDSILSVKPLDRSKLKLNKLINNWNTSGHVPGFYMSNIIEKGGYKKELIKHIDDPFQFVYLYDKASRKNKDAYVLSTTTMDIIRELDKKYRSKAKIDQYQ is encoded by the coding sequence TTGAAAAAGGATAAGCCTCTTGATAAACAGACCTGGAATCAGTTTTTAAAAAATGAGGCCATACAGGTTTATATGAAAGATCAGGGTTTTGACAGTATTTATATAGAAAATTACAGAAAGAGCATGGAAATCGTGTATATGCCAAAAAATTCCGCTGTTTTACAGGAAAAACTGAAAAACCCAATCAAAAACTGGTGGATTTACATCGTGAACGAGTATAAAGTGAACGAAGACAACATGAAAAAATATCTTACAGATATCCAAAAAAATCCTAAAGAGTATTTTGACACCTGCTATCAGTATACTTACACCATGCTTCCGAAGAAATACCATAGAAAAGCACCTGAATTTAAAGTGACCATTATTCCTATACATAATGATGCCCACGTGGAACCTGGGTGGATGATGTTCACGCTGATGGCAGCCTATTTTCATGATGCCAATAAAATGGGGGCAATGGGAGGTCATGAGTTTCATCATGTATTGAGACCACAGCTTATATTTGAGGTAGAAGACCAGGACAAAGTGATTGTAAGCCTACTTCAAAAAATACTGAATGAAGGAAGTGCAGATTTAACAGATAAGGTCTATGAAGGAAAAACGGCGGTCAAGCTCTTGAATTTTCAAAGAGAAACGAGTTTGGAATTCCTTACAGACGGAGCGAAATCGATTAAAAATATTGATTCTATATTATCTGTAAAACCTTTAGACCGATCGAAGCTAAAGCTGAATAAACTTATTAATAACTGGAATACCAGTGGGCATGTTCCAGGATTTTATATGTCCAACATTATAGAAAAAGGAGGGTATAAAAAAGAATTAATCAAACATATTGATGATCCTTTTCAGTTTGTTTATTTATATGATAAAGCATCTAGAAAAAATAAAGATGCCTATGTTCTTTCCACAACTACAATGGACATTATTCGTGAGTTGGATAAAAAATACAGATCTAAAGCAAAAATTGATCAGTATCAGTAA
- a CDS encoding Crp/Fnr family transcriptional regulator, protein MNPLINKFKEYGEIPIDIEQQLLIVTKRQTKQKGDFFIKQGQSISSLFLIETGLVRSFFIKDDREINSWFGFEDSIMGAAMPLFYNEPSFENIQFLENSTYYYISSKDLNDLYKKSHEMSTIGRKIAEECCVIVAERAMSLQTESAEQRYNSLKIYKPDAIQRISLGHIASYLGVKAETLSRIRKK, encoded by the coding sequence ATGAACCCACTAATTAATAAATTTAAAGAATACGGTGAAATTCCTATTGATATTGAGCAGCAATTATTAATTGTCACAAAGAGGCAGACAAAGCAAAAGGGCGATTTTTTTATAAAACAAGGTCAATCGATTTCTAGTCTTTTTTTAATTGAGACTGGCCTAGTAAGATCTTTCTTTATCAAAGATGACCGCGAAATTAATTCTTGGTTTGGTTTTGAAGATTCTATAATGGGAGCTGCAATGCCACTTTTTTACAATGAACCTTCTTTCGAGAATATTCAGTTTTTAGAAAATTCGACGTACTATTATATTTCAAGTAAAGATCTTAACGATCTTTATAAAAAATCACACGAGATGAGTACAATAGGAAGGAAAATAGCAGAGGAATGTTGTGTAATTGTTGCAGAAAGAGCAATGTCACTACAAACCGAAAGTGCCGAACAGCGTTACAATTCGTTAAAAATTTATAAACCAGATGCCATCCAAAGAATTTCTTTGGGACATATAGCTTCATATTTAGGTGTCAAAGCAGAAACTTTAAGTCGTATTAGAAAGAAATAG
- a CDS encoding dihydrofolate reductase family protein: protein MKSKIICHMMSSVDGGLLPERLSKHFRGKSMDELGELYFQLGDNFQCDALLVGRNTLNEFFIPAIFANNNYQPTENFETHISIDEGKKTTIVLDSAGKTSYEISNDYDNNIIAILGEQVSDEYLSHLRNHNVSYLFAGKDGNDLTLAVDKLRLEFNINNLLLEGGGIINGAFLKAGLITELSLMIYPGIDGLKGAPTIFDYLGTQDELPAFGQALEYISTEVLEDGIVWIRYNFHKI, encoded by the coding sequence ATGAAATCAAAAATTATATGCCATATGATGAGCTCGGTTGATGGTGGATTGTTGCCGGAAAGATTAAGCAAACATTTTAGAGGTAAATCAATGGATGAATTAGGAGAACTTTACTTTCAGCTGGGCGATAATTTTCAGTGTGACGCATTGTTGGTTGGCAGAAATACTTTAAATGAGTTTTTTATTCCAGCTATTTTTGCTAACAATAATTACCAACCAACAGAAAATTTTGAAACTCATATATCTATTGATGAAGGAAAAAAAACAACTATTGTATTAGATTCTGCAGGGAAAACATCTTATGAAATTAGCAATGATTATGATAATAACATCATTGCTATACTTGGTGAACAAGTTTCTGACGAATACCTAAGTCATTTACGAAACCATAATGTATCTTATTTGTTTGCAGGAAAAGACGGTAATGATCTTACTTTGGCAGTAGATAAATTACGTTTAGAATTTAATATAAATAACTTGTTGCTTGAAGGTGGCGGAATTATCAATGGAGCTTTTCTCAAAGCAGGATTAATAACTGAACTCAGTTTAATGATATATCCTGGCATAGACGGGCTAAAGGGTGCTCCTACTATTTTTGATTATTTGGGAACGCAAGATGAACTGCCAGCATTTGGGCAAGCATTAGAATATATTTCTACCGAGGTTTTAGAAGATGGAATCGTTTGGATACGATATAATTTTCATAAAATTTAA
- a CDS encoding SDR family oxidoreductase, with amino-acid sequence MILVTGASGNLGGAVIENLLNKISANQIAGLFRNQEKAKAMEAKGINVRIGEYGDKVRLLKAFQGIEKLLLVSSSGDDPLTEHTNVIDAAKEAGVKHIYYTSGALNREVIHSQLGSLVDSYINTENYILESGLTYTIFQNGLYSETIPFFVGENVLETGIFLPAGEGKASFATRTDMAEAIANVIASDGHDNKTYLTSALSSYSFNDIAGMLSELSEKSILYTNPEPDDYEVQLRESGVDEGSIWYLSLLAAIIKNGEYEIFSSDLEQLLGRKPKDLNQYLKETYIS; translated from the coding sequence ATGATATTAGTTACAGGAGCATCAGGCAATTTAGGAGGTGCAGTCATTGAAAATCTACTTAATAAAATTTCTGCTAATCAAATAGCAGGTTTATTCAGAAATCAGGAAAAAGCCAAAGCAATGGAAGCTAAAGGCATTAATGTACGAATCGGAGAGTACGGCGATAAGGTAAGACTTTTAAAAGCTTTTCAAGGAATCGAAAAATTATTATTAGTTAGTAGTAGTGGCGATGATCCGCTAACTGAACATACGAATGTAATTGATGCAGCTAAAGAGGCAGGTGTTAAACATATATATTATACAAGCGGCGCATTGAACAGAGAAGTTATCCATTCGCAGTTAGGATCTTTAGTCGATTCATATATTAACACTGAAAATTATATTCTTGAAAGTGGCTTGACCTACACTATTTTCCAAAATGGTTTGTATTCTGAAACAATTCCCTTTTTTGTTGGAGAAAATGTTTTGGAAACGGGTATATTTTTGCCTGCTGGAGAGGGCAAGGCCAGCTTTGCAACAAGAACGGATATGGCAGAAGCAATTGCAAATGTGATTGCAAGCGATGGACACGATAATAAAACATATTTGACCTCAGCTCTTTCTTCATATTCATTTAATGATATCGCAGGAATGCTTTCTGAGTTATCAGAAAAATCAATATTATATACGAATCCGGAACCCGATGATTATGAGGTGCAATTGAGAGAATCAGGTGTAGATGAAGGTAGTATTTGGTATCTTTCACTACTTGCTGCAATTATTAAAAATGGAGAATATGAGATATTTTCATCAGATTTGGAACAATTATTAGGTCGTAAACCTAAAGATCTAAATCAATATTTAAAAGAAACATACATATCTTAA
- a CDS encoding DMT family transporter has translation MKYVFLSLAIILEVTGSAFMKASEGFTKWLPSTIFVMGYAGSFYFLSLALKAMPLSTAYAIWAGLGIVLTTAVSVIAFKQKLDLPAIIGIAFIVIGVVVMNFFSKTAH, from the coding sequence ATGAAATATGTATTTCTTTCGTTGGCAATTATTTTAGAAGTAACTGGATCAGCTTTTATGAAAGCGTCTGAGGGTTTTACTAAATGGCTGCCCTCAACTATTTTTGTAATGGGTTACGCAGGTAGTTTCTATTTTCTTTCCTTAGCTTTAAAAGCAATGCCACTCAGTACAGCTTATGCAATCTGGGCAGGTTTAGGAATAGTACTTACAACCGCTGTTTCTGTAATTGCTTTCAAGCAAAAATTGGATTTGCCTGCCATCATAGGAATTGCGTTTATTGTGATAGGGGTTGTAGTTATGAACTTTTTTTCAAAAACTGCACATTAA
- a CDS encoding helix-turn-helix domain-containing protein produces MALANNMAPPEHSLLGLIRINKEIVINNPAFTSDFYMIGLKKVKTGFMLYGRTRFDHETGSMIFLKPRQIVEMRNLEFEEDGYILFFHEDFLTGDPLYQDIQRYSFFEYETNEALHLAPKEEKIIWNVFYTIEQEYNNNEDEFSRDIILAAINSMLKYAKRFYKRQFINRKQASGKTVTEFNKILQQHINDGFLFENGLPSVGDLANRLNVSARYLTDLLKVETGKTAIELIHIAMINEAKDRLRKKDKTISEIAYELGFENLSYFSRLFKKETGLLPTVYKRQFLN; encoded by the coding sequence ATGGCACTTGCCAATAATATGGCACCGCCGGAACACTCGCTGTTGGGACTCATACGGATCAATAAGGAGATCGTTATTAATAATCCTGCATTCACCAGTGATTTCTATATGATAGGTTTAAAAAAAGTCAAAACCGGTTTCATGTTGTATGGTAGGACCAGATTTGACCATGAAACAGGGTCCATGATTTTTTTGAAGCCCCGGCAGATTGTGGAAATGCGGAATCTGGAGTTTGAAGAGGATGGATATATTCTTTTTTTTCATGAAGATTTTTTGACAGGCGACCCGTTGTACCAGGACATCCAACGGTATTCTTTTTTTGAATACGAAACCAATGAAGCGCTCCACCTGGCGCCGAAAGAAGAGAAGATCATATGGAATGTTTTTTACACCATTGAACAGGAATACAATAACAATGAGGATGAATTCAGCCGGGACATCATTCTGGCAGCCATCAATTCGATGCTGAAATATGCGAAACGGTTTTATAAGAGGCAATTCATCAATCGAAAGCAGGCTTCGGGCAAAACTGTGACAGAATTTAATAAAATCCTGCAACAGCATATTAATGACGGATTCCTTTTTGAGAATGGCCTGCCGTCTGTAGGAGATCTGGCAAACCGGTTGAACGTTTCTGCCCGCTATCTTACCGACTTGTTAAAAGTGGAAACGGGCAAGACTGCCATCGAACTTATTCATATAGCTATGATAAACGAAGCTAAAGACAGGCTTAGAAAGAAGGATAAAACGATCTCTGAAATAGCATATGAACTGGGTTTTGAAAATCTGTCTTATTTCTCCCGTTTATTTAAGAAAGAAACAGGACTGCTTCCTACAGTTTATAAAAGACAATTTTTAAACTAA
- a CDS encoding SDR family oxidoreductase: protein MEIKGKTILITGGTAGIGLEAAKQFLAAGANVIITGRSQDKLDAAKNIYPALTIFKSDAANADDAQNLYNKIEEMGGIDILYNNAGVMGKPLNLGIADAKHFEVAANEMNINYLGVIRMNNLFIEMLKSRNEDAIINTSSLLSYVPLNLAPTYCASKVAVRFYTVSLRNHLQLIKCKVKVFELSPPVVATEMTSGIDQKSITPEKLVNALITGIRKDKFIIRVGLSKLLYIFSRLSPWLTFKILNPKVNASLLQA from the coding sequence ATGGAAATAAAAGGAAAAACAATATTGATTACAGGTGGTACAGCCGGTATAGGCCTAGAAGCAGCAAAACAATTTTTAGCTGCTGGTGCAAACGTAATCATTACCGGCAGAAGTCAGGATAAATTGGATGCAGCTAAAAATATATATCCTGCATTGACCATTTTCAAAAGTGATGCAGCCAATGCGGATGATGCTCAGAATCTTTATAATAAGATTGAAGAAATGGGAGGGATTGATATTTTATATAATAATGCAGGTGTGATGGGCAAACCTCTTAATTTGGGGATCGCGGATGCCAAACATTTTGAGGTGGCAGCTAATGAAATGAACATCAATTACCTGGGTGTGATCCGGATGAACAATCTTTTTATCGAAATGCTGAAATCCAGGAATGAAGATGCTATTATTAATACCTCATCACTTTTAAGTTATGTCCCATTAAATCTTGCCCCAACATATTGTGCTTCAAAAGTGGCAGTGCGCTTCTATACTGTCTCGCTAAGAAATCACCTGCAGCTGATAAAATGTAAAGTGAAAGTCTTTGAACTTTCACCCCCTGTTGTCGCTACGGAAATGACCTCTGGAATTGATCAAAAGTCAATTACTCCCGAAAAATTAGTGAATGCTTTAATCACCGGAATAAGAAAAGACAAGTTTATCATTCGTGTAGGTCTTTCCAAATTGCTATACATTTTTAGCCGTCTTTCTCCATGGCTCACTTTCAAAATCCTTAATCCAAAGGTGAACGCAAGCCTTTTGCAAGCATAG
- a CDS encoding DUF1569 domain-containing protein — translation MGTHPYFGFMGKKEWGRLLTVHIDYHLKQFNA, via the coding sequence TTGGGAACCCATCCTTACTTCGGATTCATGGGTAAAAAAGAATGGGGCAGACTCCTGACTGTGCATATTGATTATCATTTAAAGCAGTTCAATGCTTAG
- a CDS encoding 3-oxoacyl-ACP synthase III family protein — MTSKIIGVGNYVPLEVIDSVFFNENIFFDENGKKLEQDNAVIAEKLKEITGIEERRYASKELVTSDLGLIAAKAAIQNAHIDQETLDYIIFAHNFGDVPYGGTQSDAVPSLASRVKHQLGIKNNYCVAYDVIFGCPGWVEGLIQANAFIKAGIAKTCLIIGAETLSRVTDIHDRDSMIYADGAGAVVIQGTEGDVGVKSHVSASHTFKEKDYLYFGKSNNTESLSDTKFIKMTGRKIYEFALLHVPEAMKKCLDDSGYKINELSKIIIHQANEKMDEEIVKRFYKLYDTPVPKDIMPMIISKLGNSSVATIPTLLSMILNNELQDHEINENDIVLFASVGAGMNINALVYKF, encoded by the coding sequence ATGACAAGTAAAATTATTGGTGTAGGAAATTATGTACCCTTAGAGGTTATTGACAGTGTATTTTTTAATGAAAACATTTTTTTTGACGAAAATGGTAAGAAGTTAGAACAGGATAATGCTGTAATTGCAGAAAAACTCAAAGAAATCACTGGGATAGAAGAAAGGCGGTATGCTTCTAAGGAATTGGTAACTTCAGATCTGGGACTTATTGCCGCAAAAGCTGCGATACAAAATGCTCATATAGATCAGGAGACATTAGATTATATCATATTTGCTCATAATTTTGGAGATGTGCCTTATGGGGGAACGCAATCTGATGCAGTTCCCAGTTTAGCCTCAAGGGTCAAGCATCAGTTGGGAATTAAAAATAATTACTGTGTTGCCTATGATGTCATATTTGGATGCCCCGGATGGGTTGAAGGGCTTATACAAGCCAATGCATTTATTAAAGCCGGTATCGCTAAAACTTGTTTGATTATAGGAGCCGAAACTTTATCTCGTGTTACTGATATTCATGATCGGGACAGTATGATTTACGCAGATGGGGCGGGTGCTGTAGTTATTCAGGGTACAGAGGGAGATGTCGGTGTTAAATCGCATGTTTCGGCTTCTCATACCTTCAAAGAGAAAGATTATCTGTATTTTGGAAAATCTAATAATACGGAGAGCTTATCAGATACGAAATTCATCAAAATGACCGGAAGAAAAATATATGAATTTGCTCTTTTACATGTACCTGAAGCTATGAAAAAATGTCTTGATGACAGTGGATATAAGATAAACGAATTGAGCAAAATTATTATTCACCAAGCTAATGAGAAAATGGATGAAGAAATTGTAAAGCGTTTTTACAAATTATATGATACCCCAGTACCTAAAGATATTATGCCTATGATCATAAGTAAACTAGGGAATAGCAGTGTTGCAACAATACCAACTTTACTCTCAATGATTTTAAATAACGAACTTCAGGATCATGAGATCAATGAGAATGATATTGTATTATTTGCTTCGGTTGGGGCCGGTATGAATATCAATGCTTTAGTTTATAAATTTTAA
- a CDS encoding cold-shock protein, with amino-acid sequence MQQGTVKFFNDAKGFGFITPSNGGPDVFVHTSGLVNDIRENDVVTFDVQNGAKGVNAVNVKIA; translated from the coding sequence ATGCAACAAGGAACAGTAAAATTCTTTAACGATGCCAAAGGATTTGGTTTTATTACACCTTCTAATGGAGGTCCAGATGTTTTCGTACACACTTCAGGTTTAGTTAATGATATTCGTGAAAATGATGTCGTTACATTTGACGTACAAAACGGAGCAAAAGGAGTTAACGCAGTTAACGTAAAAATAGCTTAA
- a CDS encoding cold-shock protein, with amino-acid sequence MQQGTVKFFNDAKGFGFITPSNGGPDVFVHTSGLVNDIRENDVVTFDVQNGAKGVNAVNVKIA; translated from the coding sequence ATGCAACAAGGAACAGTAAAATTCTTTAACGATGCCAAAGGATTTGGTTTTATTACACCTTCTAATGGAGGTCCAGATGTTTTCGTACACACTTCAGGTTTAGTTAATGATATTCGTGAAAATGATGTCGTTACATTTGACGTACAAAACGGAGCAAAAGGAGTTAACGCGGTTAACGTAAAAATAGCTTAA
- a CDS encoding cold-shock protein, with translation MQQGTVKFFNETKGFGFITPSNGGPDVFVHTSGLVNDIRENDVVTFDVQNGAKGVNAVNVKIA, from the coding sequence ATGCAACAAGGAACAGTAAAATTCTTTAACGAAACTAAAGGATTTGGTTTTATTACACCTTCTAATGGAGGTCCAGATGTTTTCGTACATACTTCAGGTTTAGTTAATGATATTCGTGAAAATGATGTCGTTACATTTGACGTACAAAACGGAGCAAAAGGAGTTAACGCGGTTAACGTAAAAATAGCTTAA